The Oleiphilus messinensis DNA segment TTTGATGAGCCGGCCTTCATACTGCATAGCCGTCCTTACAAAGAAACCAGTCTGCTCGCGGAAGTATTTACGCTTAATTACGGTGTTGTGTCGATTATGGTGAAAGGGGCCTTACGCCCCAAAAGCCAGTACAAAAGTATTATTCAGCCACTTCGGCCTTTGTTGCTCAGTTGGCAAGGACGTACCGGTCTGAAAATCCTGACCGGTGCCGAGCCCGCGCAAAATATAGACTTGGCCACAGGGCAGCTCATTCAAGTCAGCAGTACGCTGTTTACAGCTGATGCCTCTGGTGTTCAATATTACTGTGCACTTTATATAAATGAGCTGGCCACTTACCTTCTCCCCAAACAAGAGAGTCATCCTCTGGTGTTCGCCGCTTATCTGAATTGTTTGAGTCGATTATTCAGAAATGATGCAGGTACTGAATCTGCGTTGGAGCACGCCTTGCGCTACTACGAATCGGTATTGCTGGATGAATTAGGCTACGGCATAAATTTTCGGTATGACATCTCAGGGAAGCCGAT contains these protein-coding regions:
- the recO gene encoding DNA repair protein RecO, whose product is MMRVFDEPAFILHSRPYKETSLLAEVFTLNYGVVSIMVKGALRPKSQYKSIIQPLRPLLLSWQGRTGLKILTGAEPAQNIDLATGQLIQVSSTLFTADASGVQYYCALYINELATYLLPKQESHPLVFAAYLNCLSRLFRNDAGTESALEHALRYYESVLLDELGYGINFRYDISGKPINPEHCYVLQGGEGFVYARNSVPQRVFSGRDILDIGSGNYDLAGARKAAKLIFRQLLDIQLGGRRLHSRELIRYQIRTP